A region of the Massilia sp. erpn genome:
ATCATAGTGGCCACGCTCGCCATGGGTATAGCTGTAGGTCCAGCTTTCACCACTGGACAGGCTGCGCGAGGCGACCCGCTCTATGCCGAAGGTACGCGTAAAGCTGTAGCCCGGGCCGCTCTCCGACCAGGTCGAATAAAAAGGCGCCAGCTCATACGTGACCACGCCGCCTTCGGGATAGGTAATGCTGTGCAGCTTGCGGTTACGCGCCTTGTCCACCCCGGTGCTGACGCTCAGCGGCCCCGGCGTGTAGGTATAGCCCCAGCGCTGTCCATTCGGCAAAGTGACGCCGGTCAGGGAGCTGGTGTTCTGGCTGTCATCGGCGCTGTGCTCGTATTGCCAGACGCGGCCGGCGCTGTCGGACATGCTGCTGAGCTTGCTAGCGCCGTCATATGTGAACGTCACCTGGCGGCCGTCGCTGGCCGTGATCTGCAGCGGCGAGCAGTTTTTTCTTGCGTCATACGGTGCGCGCACGAAGCGGTCATCATCCCAGCCGCCGCGGCCATTCAAGGTACTGCCGCAATCTTCCCGATAGCGGTAGCTGATCCAGTTGCCATAGCTGTCCACCGCGCGGGTCGGCTGCAGGATGATGGCCATGCTCATCGGTCCCAGCGCGTCGTCGCCAAAGCCGCGCGCCTGATAGATGCTGCCGAATTCGTAGCGGATGCCCTGCGGCGACTTGATCGTCAAGTTCTCGCCGGAACACTCGGCGCGCCAATTGCCTTTGGAGATGGCCACCCCGCCGCCGATCAAAACCAGTTGTTCACGCGAGCCGTTCGGCAGCTCCACCACGGGCGCGATGGTGGAAAAGGGATTACTGCGCGAAGCCTGGCCCGAACACAGCGTCACCAGGTCCGGCTGGGCCGCGGCCGCCGAACCATTGGCCAGGGGGTATTTGGCTTCCATCCAGCGCGGCGCCACGAGCATGGTCCAGCCAGGTCCGTGTTCGGTGCTGCGGTAGCCTTGGGCATGGGCCGTCATCATTTGCGCGGACGCCGCCGCTGCATTCAATGTGTAGTTGCGCTGCACCATCAGGTCGAAACCGGCATTGCCCTTCAACAGCAAATCCGTATGGCGCACCAGCAGATTGCCGCTTTGCGTATCGACCTCGTCGATCTGAGTACGGGTAATCTGGCTGCCCTTCCTGGCTTCGAGGTCCTTGCTTTCATAGGTGGTTTCGGGGGGAGCGGCCGAGGCCGTCAAATGAACCAGACTGGCACACGCCAGTCCGATGACTTTGGAATCGATTGGACCATAGGATCCGCGCAAGCTCACGGCCATGTTTTTCCTCTTCGTTTGTTAGAGTCAGGCGCCGGGCCCGGACCATGGGTCCGGGTTTGCTATTAGGAAAGGCGAGCCGCGATCATAAGCGAAGGTTAGGAAAATGTCATGCTTTTATATAAACATGTTGTCTAAACGTATATCTTGAACAGAACAACAATGTATCGGCTATCGAAAATATCGATGCCTGAACGCGAGATTTTCCGGCTTGGCAAAGGTGGGGCGCGGCCCTACAGTAAGGGCCTGATAACTGAGGTTCGGCATGAGCACATTAGCGACTTATTTTCTGTCCCACGGCGGCGGCCCCTGGCCCTTCATGCGCGCGGAATTCGGCCACACGTACGACCAGCTGGACGCTTCCTTGCGCGACCTGCCGCGCCAGATCGGCGGCAAGCCCAAGGCGATCCTGGTCGTCACGGCACACTGGGAGACGGCGCAATTCACGCTCTCTTCCAGCGCGCGCCCGCCGATGATTTACGATTACGCGGGTTTTCCGCCGCACACCTACCAGATCCAGTATCCCGCACCGGGCGATCCGGCCCTGGCCGAACGCGCACACGGCCTGCTGCAGGATGCCGGCCATGCGGCCATGCTGGATGGGCAGCGCGGTTTCGACCACGGCACCTTCAGCGCCATGTATCCGGCCTTTCCCGAGGCCGATGTGCCCATCGTGCAACTCTCGCTCAAGCGCGGCCTCGATCCGCTCACGCATATCGAGGCCGGCCGCGCCCTGCGCCCCTTGCGCGGCGAGGGCGTCCTGATCGTCGGCAGCGGCCTCAGTTATCATAATCTGCGCCAGTTCAACAGCAACGGCGCCCAGGCTTCGCATGCCTTCGACGCCTGGCTGCGCGCCGCCATGGCCTTGCCGCAGCAGCAGCGCAACCGGGCCTTGCTCGAGTGGGAAAGCGCACCGTCGGCGCGGGCCGCCCATCCGCGCGAAGAGCATTTGCTGCCGCTGATGGTGGCGCTGGGCGCGGCCGAGGACGAGGCCGCGCACGAGGTGTATCACGAGGATGATTTCTTCGGCGCGCTGGCCGTGTCCAGCTTCCGCTTCGGCGCGGCCGTGGACTAAGGCGGCATCAGGTGCCGCGCTTGCCCTTCATGCGTTCGGCTTCCTTCTCGGCCGCCTTGAGCGCGGCTTTTTCCGCCTTGATGCGCTCCGCTTCGATGTGGATGGCCAGCGCCGCCTCGCGCGTTTGCGGCGTTTCCAGCGAGATGCGTCCCAACACGCCGCTGCGGTAATCCTGCAGCAGCATGTGCGAGGCCTTCTCGAAATCGGGCTCGCCGCCGCGCACGCGGTAGCCGCGCCGCATGGCGACGCCTTCCACCACGCCGATGCCGTCCAGCTCTTCCACCTTCAGGCCATAGCGCGCCTTCAGCAGCGCGGGATAGCGGCGCAGCAGCTCTTCGGCCAGGAACACCGCCACCTCTTCCTCGATCAGCGCATTGGCGCCGATGGCGTGGCTGGCGGCCAGCATCAGGCCATCGCTCGGCATGGCGATCTTCGGCCACAGCAGGCCGGGCGTGTCGATCAGCACCGTGTTCAGGTCCAGGTAGATTTTCTGCTGCTGCTTGGTGACGGCCGGCTCGTCGCCCACCTTGGCCACGCGGCGCTTGAGCAGCGCGTTCATCAGCGTCGATTTGCCGACGTTGGGAATACCCATGATCATCATGCGCAGCGGCTTGGTCGGCTGGCCGCGGTGCGGCGCCAGCGCGCGCACCTTGTCGATCACACGCGCCACGTCGGCCGGCTTCTTGGTCGTCATGGCGTAGGCGGTCACGTCCGGATCGCGCTCATAATGCGTGACCCAGGCCGCCGTGGCGTCGGGATCGGCCAGATCGACCTTGTTCAGGATCTTCAGGCAGGGACGGCCGCGGAATTTGCGCAGCTCTTCCACCAGCGGGTTGCAGCTGGCCTCGGGCAAGCGGGCGTCCACCACCTCGATCACCACGTCGACGTCCGCCATCTGCTCGGCCGCCTTTTTCTTGGCGGCGGCCATATGCCCCGGGAACCATTGGATTGCCATCTTCTGCCTTCTAAATCTGTCGAACAATCCGCTATTTTACCGTTTTGAGGCGCCGCTGCCTATTTGCCCGGCAGGCCGCCTAGAGTTCCGCCAGGGTCTTGACATGGGCCGCCACGCTGCGGCCCAGCGCCGACAGGCTGTAGCCACCTTCCAGGCAGCTGACGATGCGGCCCTTGGCGTACAGCTTGGCGATGTCCATGATCTGCCGCGTCATCCACACATAGTCCGCCTCCACCAGGCCCATGCCGCCCAGTTCATCTTCGCGGTGGGCGTCGAAGCCGGCCGAGATGAAGATCATCTGCGGCTGGAAGGCATGCAGGGCCGGCAGCCATTTTTCCTGCACCAGCTGGCGCACCGCCTCGCCCTTGGTATGGGCCGGCACCGGCACGTTCACCAGATGCTCGGAGATCGGATCGGCCTCGGTGTAGGGATAGAAGGGGTGCTGGAAGAAGCTCACCATCAGCGCGCGCGGTTCGTGGCGCAGCGACTCTTCCGTGCCGTTGCCGTGGTGGACGTCGAAATCGATCACGGCCACACGCTCCAGGCCGCGCGCGTCGAGCGCATGCTTGGCGGCGATGGCAACGTTATTGAACAGGCAAAATCCCATCGGTTCGGTGGGGCGCGCATGGTGGCCGGGCGGGCGCACCGCGCAGAAGGCGTTGTCGATCTCGCCGTCGATGACAGCGTCGGTGGCCGCCACCGCGGCGCCGGCCGCGCGCAAGGCGGCCTGCCAGCTGTAGGCGTTGATCGAGGTATCGGCGTCGATGGGATAGTGACTCTCGCCTGGATACGGGCG
Encoded here:
- a CDS encoding class III extradiol ring-cleavage dioxygenase; translated protein: MSTLATYFLSHGGGPWPFMRAEFGHTYDQLDASLRDLPRQIGGKPKAILVVTAHWETAQFTLSSSARPPMIYDYAGFPPHTYQIQYPAPGDPALAERAHGLLQDAGHAAMLDGQRGFDHGTFSAMYPAFPEADVPIVQLSLKRGLDPLTHIEAGRALRPLRGEGVLIVGSGLSYHNLRQFNSNGAQASHAFDAWLRAAMALPQQQRNRALLEWESAPSARAAHPREEHLLPLMVALGAAEDEAAHEVYHEDDFFGALAVSSFRFGAAVD
- the ylqF gene encoding ribosome biogenesis GTPase YlqF gives rise to the protein MAIQWFPGHMAAAKKKAAEQMADVDVVIEVVDARLPEASCNPLVEELRKFRGRPCLKILNKVDLADPDATAAWVTHYERDPDVTAYAMTTKKPADVARVIDKVRALAPHRGQPTKPLRMMIMGIPNVGKSTLMNALLKRRVAKVGDEPAVTKQQQKIYLDLNTVLIDTPGLLWPKIAMPSDGLMLAASHAIGANALIEEEVAVFLAEELLRRYPALLKARYGLKVEELDGIGVVEGVAMRRGYRVRGGEPDFEKASHMLLQDYRSGVLGRISLETPQTREAALAIHIEAERIKAEKAALKAAEKEAERMKGKRGT
- a CDS encoding histone deacetylase family protein, which gives rise to MSTAIYSHPDCQRHEMGEWHPESPARLQAIADQLITAQIDAFLDHREAPLADVADIARNHTANAIAIVRDNRPYPGESHYPIDADTSINAYSWQAALRAAGAAVAATDAVIDGEIDNAFCAVRPPGHHARPTEPMGFCLFNNVAIAAKHALDARGLERVAVIDFDVHHGNGTEESLRHEPRALMVSFFQHPFYPYTEADPISEHLVNVPVPAHTKGEAVRQLVQEKWLPALHAFQPQMIFISAGFDAHREDELGGMGLVEADYVWMTRQIMDIAKLYAKGRIVSCLEGGYSLSALGRSVAAHVKTLAEL